Proteins encoded by one window of Culicoides brevitarsis isolate CSIRO-B50_1 chromosome 2, AGI_CSIRO_Cbre_v1, whole genome shotgun sequence:
- the LOC134830697 gene encoding LOW QUALITY PROTEIN: diacylglycerol kinase 1 (The sequence of the model RefSeq protein was modified relative to this genomic sequence to represent the inferred CDS: inserted 1 base in 1 codon): MTTQRWEKLSPTEFQQLQDLASYSTRKLQDVLNEFCAPTSSHKFNPDGEIDYESFRRFLDAFLDYETPEDLSKHLFISFLSPQITQLEQQGKIFNQMAAISTQAACAPVTSHSRGSIPNLNSLVDVVPPPLSSLSEPRQSFVDKISHGLTDTLQSLSSHLGHESGENKQGKSGTVHPMVTVTPSPMAGPAILQPGCRRSADSSPSHSHSHSHSQMSRNSSRKSNNSVNCKIDDSKLLPRKFSYLDPLTLKVSLKDVVCYLSLLEAGRPEDKLEFMFRLYDTDGNGVLDTTETDAIVNQMMSVAEYLGWDVSELRPILQDMMTEIDYDGDGCVSLDEWQRGGLTTIPLLVLLGVDNTLKEEGIHVWRLKHFKKPAYCNMCLNMLVGLGKKGLCCVLCKYTVHERCVQRCMASCITTYSKKKTKGTPTFQHHWTEGNCYGRCSKCRKRIKAYHGITGLTCRWCRMTLHNRCASTVKAECTLGAFANLILPPTAICPTVLDRQRSVGNASIRSKVNFSFFEFSFFNFFSFXRQKQSSNAPQAMHFQITPPPNSSPLLVFVNPKSGGRQGDRILRKFQYLLNPRQVYDLSKGGPLEGLNMFKDVPNFKVICCGGDGTVGWILETMDTIEMASQPAIGVIPLGTGNDLARCLRWGGGYEGESIPKLLEKITRASTVMMDRWSIEVKNNPQQDQPPHPKPKTISDFTVPYNIINNYFSVGVDAAICVKFHLEREKNPHKFNSRMKNKLWYFEYATSETFAASCKNLHEFLEIECDGVSLDMANGPQLQGIALLNIPYTHGGSNLWGEHLSHKRLRKGPFKKVKKLRGSDKELSATSFNSVDLSIAIQDIGDNRIEVIGLENCLHMGQVRTGLRASGRRLAQCSEIKITTKKTFPMQIDGEPWMQGPCTIHITHKNQVPMLIAPRSEKGKGFFSFLKR; this comes from the exons gAAATTGATTACGAGAGTTTTCGTCGCTTCCTCGATGCCTTTCTCGACTATGAGACGCCGGAGGATTTGTCCAAACACCTTTTCATATCATTCCTCAGTCCGCAGATCACACAACTGGAACAAcaaggtaaaattttcaaccaaatggCTGCAATTAGCACTCAAGCTGCTTGTGCACCAGTAACATCGCATAGTAGAG GATCAATACCTAACCTCAATAGTCTAGTTGACGTTGTTCCGCCGCCATTGAGCTCCCTAAGTGAACCGAGACAGAGCTTTGTAGATAAAATTTCGCACGGTCTCACAGATACACTCCAATCACTTAGTAGCCATTTAGGGCATGAATCTGGCGAAAATAAACAAGGAAAATcgg gaACAGTTCATCCCATGGTCACTGTTACCCCATCTCCGATGGCAGGACCAGCAATTCTTCAGCCTGGATGTCGTCGATCTGCAGATTCGAGTCCCTCGCATTCACATTCTCATTCGCATTCGCAAATGTCGAGGAATTCGTCGCGGAAGAGCAATAACTCGGTGAATTGTAAAATTGATG ATTCGAAACTACTTCCACGGAAATTTTCGTACTTGGATCCGTTAACGTTGAAAGTATCGCTGAAGGATGTTGTCTGTTATTTATCGTTATTGGAAGCAGGTCGACCCGAAGATAAGTTGGAAT tcATGTTCCGGTTATACGACACGGATGGCAACGGGGTACTTGATACGACAGAAACGGATGCAATTGTCAACCAGATGATGTCAGTGGCAGAATATTTGGGATGGGATGTATCGGAATTGAGACCG ATATTACAAGACATGATGACAGAAATAGATTATGACGGTGATGGTTGTGTAAGCTTAGATGAATGGCAGCGGGGTGGCTTAACAACCATTCCTCTTCTCGTGTTATTGG GTGTCGACAACACGTTAAAGGAGGAAGGTATTCACGTATGGCGATTAAAGCACTTTAAAAAGCCCGCATATTGTAATATGTGCTTGAACATGCTTGTTGGATTAGGCAAAAAGGGTCTCTGTTGTGTTC TTTGCAAATACACCGTGCACGAGCGCTGCGTTCAACGTTGCATGGCCTCGTGCATCACGACGTATTCGAAGAAGAAGACAAAAGGTACGCCGACGTTTCAGCATCACTGGACAGAGGGTAATTGTTATGGTCGTTGTTCAAAGTGCCGTAAACGAATAAAGGCATATCACGGGATAACCGGATTAACATGTCGTTGGTGCAGAATGACG CTACACAATCGGTGCGCATCAACGGTGAAAGCTGAGTGTACTTTGGGTGCATTTGCCAACTTAATATTGCCGCCAACGGCAATTTGTCCCACAGTTTTGGATCGTCAACGTTCCGTCGGCAATGCATCAATACGGagcaaagtaaatttttcattttttgaattttcattctttaattttttttctt ttcgtcaaaaacagAGCAGCAATGCGCCTCAAGCGATGCATTTTCAAATTACGCCGCCGCCAAACAGCAGTCCCTTGTTGGTTTTTGTCAATCCCAAATCCGGCGGTCGGCAAGGCGATcgaattttgcgaaaatttcaatatttactcAATCCGAGGCAAGTTTACGATTTGTCGAAGGGCGGTCCGCTCGAAGGTCTCAACATGTTTAAGGATGTGCCGAATTTCAAGGTAATTTGTTGCGGCGGCGACGGCACCGTTGGATGGATACTCGAGACAATGG ATACAATTGAAATGGCATCGCAACCGGCAATCGGTGTAATTCCATTGGGAACAG GCAACGATTTGGCACGTTGTTTGCGTTGGGGCGGCGGATACGAAG GCGAGAGCATACCAAAGCTTCTGGAGAAAATTACACGAGCGAGCACCGTTATGATGGACCGCTGGAGCATAGAAGTGAAGAATAATCCGCAACAAGATCAACCGCCACACcccaaa CCAAAAACTATTTCGGATTTTACTGTGCCGTATAAtatcattaataattatttttctgttggagtg GACGCTGCTATTTGTGTAAAATTCCATCTGGAACGTGAAAAAAATCCCCACAAATTTAACAGCAGAATGAAGAATAAATTATGGTACTTTGAGTACGCCACATCAGAAACATTTGCTGcatcatgcaaaaatttacatgaatttttagaGATTGAG TGCGACGGCGTTTCGCTTGACATGGCAAACGGTCCTCAGTTGCAAGGCATTGCGCTGCTTAACATTCCCTACACTCACGGAGGCTCCAATCTCTGGGGTGAGCATTTATCGCATAAACGTCTCCGAAAAGGACCTTTTAAGAAGGTGAAAAAGTTGCGAGGATCGGATAAGGAATTGTCGGCAACGAGTTTTAATTCTGTGGATTTATCAATTGCTAttcaag acatCGGCGACAATCGCATCGAAGTCATAGGCCTCGAAAACTGCTTACACATGGGTCAAGTGAGAACAGGCCTTCGAGCATCAGGACGTCGTTTAGCGCAATGtagcgaaataaaaataacaacgaaGAAGACATTTCCCATGCAAATTGACGGAGAACCTTGGATGCAAGGACCGTGCACT atccaCATTACTCACAAAAATCAAGTTCCTATGTTGATTGCCCCGCGTTCCGAGAAAGGAAAGGGATTCTTTAGTTTCCTAAAAAGATGA